One window of the Corynebacterium glutamicum ATCC 13032 genome contains the following:
- a CDS encoding sialidase family protein — MLPIWMGLPFKKAGALSRRKAVFSALGAAALIGAALPTIPTAQAQTPTGYGFDATASISEEPEFSTQQLADGGTLGFDCYRIPSLGVAPNGNVLASWDGRPNNCSDAPQPNSIVGKVSTDNGATWGEQHDISAGITAEPKTGYSDPSIVVDWERGDVFNFHVKSFDAGYFTSQPGTDPDDRNVAHVAYAKSSDNGSTWVADTVITDQVVADDTWDSRFATSGNGIQLQYGAYKGRLVQPSVTRMTNGRVAAVAMLSDDHGATWYPSAPWGNSMDENKIVELSDGTLMNNSRSSGADTYRKVSYSTDGGVTWTEPTLDTQLPDPRNNASLIRVFPTAPEGSAQAKVLLFSNTATTSGRTNGTVRMSCDDGQTWPVSKVFEPGAIQYTSMATLPNGDIGML, encoded by the coding sequence ATGCTTCCAATCTGGATGGGTCTTCCATTCAAGAAAGCAGGTGCTTTGTCTCGGCGTAAAGCAGTATTCTCAGCGCTTGGTGCAGCCGCACTCATCGGCGCAGCACTACCCACCATCCCAACGGCCCAAGCTCAAACACCCACGGGCTACGGATTCGATGCAACAGCAAGCATCAGCGAAGAACCAGAGTTTTCAACACAACAACTCGCTGACGGCGGAACTCTCGGATTTGATTGCTACCGCATCCCATCGCTTGGCGTCGCACCCAACGGCAACGTCCTCGCATCGTGGGATGGTCGCCCAAACAACTGTTCAGATGCTCCACAACCCAACTCCATCGTGGGCAAGGTATCGACCGACAACGGAGCAACCTGGGGCGAACAGCACGACATTTCCGCAGGTATCACCGCCGAACCCAAAACTGGCTATTCCGATCCCAGCATCGTTGTGGACTGGGAGAGGGGCGATGTCTTTAACTTCCACGTGAAGTCATTCGATGCAGGATACTTCACCTCCCAACCAGGCACGGACCCGGATGATCGCAACGTTGCCCATGTTGCCTACGCCAAATCATCAGATAACGGCTCAACCTGGGTTGCAGACACCGTCATTACTGATCAAGTGGTTGCTGATGACACCTGGGACAGCCGATTTGCCACATCCGGAAACGGCATCCAACTGCAATACGGCGCGTACAAGGGACGATTGGTCCAGCCATCGGTAACTCGCATGACCAATGGTCGAGTCGCAGCAGTTGCCATGCTGAGTGATGATCACGGCGCAACGTGGTACCCCAGTGCTCCTTGGGGAAACTCCATGGATGAAAACAAAATCGTGGAACTCAGCGATGGAACCCTGATGAACAACAGTCGTTCATCAGGAGCCGATACTTACCGCAAGGTGTCTTATTCCACCGACGGCGGCGTCACTTGGACCGAGCCAACTCTTGATACCCAGCTGCCGGATCCTCGCAACAATGCTTCCCTGATTCGAGTATTCCCGACAGCACCTGAGGGAAGTGCGCAGGCAAAGGTTCTGCTGTTCTCCAACACTGCCACCACGAGTGGCCGCACCAATGGCACCGTCCGCATGTCGTGTGATGATGGTCAGACCTGGCCGGTGTCTAAGGTGTTTGAACCAGGAGCAATCCAATATACCTCGATGGCAACGCTTCCCAACGGTGACATCGGCATGCTGTGA
- a CDS encoding IS6-like element IS1628 family transposase, with amino-acid sequence MGIFSGRQFPREIILWAVRWYCRYGVSYRDLEEMMTERGVPVDHTTIYRWVQKYAPELDKKTRWYRQVPDWQARSWRVDETYIRVGGKWCYLYRAITAGSQTLDFYLSPKRNVAAAKRFLAKTLRSNKSAGYPRVISTDKAPSLARAISELKAEGVCPSTVEHRRVKYLNNVIEGDHGRLKRILGPKGAFKNRTSAYRTLKGMEAMHSLRKGQGTMFAYGHPNPDAVIVSRVFETA; translated from the coding sequence ATGGGCATCTTCTCCGGTCGGCAGTTCCCTCGTGAAATCATCCTGTGGGCGGTGCGGTGGTACTGCCGCTACGGCGTGAGCTATCGCGACCTCGAAGAGATGATGACCGAGCGGGGAGTGCCGGTCGATCACACCACGATCTACCGCTGGGTCCAGAAATATGCTCCTGAGCTGGATAAGAAGACCCGGTGGTATCGGCAAGTTCCTGACTGGCAGGCCAGGTCCTGGCGGGTGGATGAGACCTATATCCGGGTCGGGGGAAAGTGGTGCTACCTCTATCGGGCAATCACCGCCGGTAGCCAGACCCTGGACTTCTACCTCTCCCCGAAGAGAAACGTCGCGGCGGCGAAGCGTTTCCTGGCGAAGACGCTGCGGTCGAATAAATCGGCAGGCTATCCGCGGGTGATCAGCACCGACAAGGCCCCCTCACTCGCCAGGGCAATCTCTGAGCTGAAGGCGGAAGGCGTCTGTCCATCGACGGTCGAGCATCGTCGGGTGAAATACCTCAACAACGTCATTGAAGGCGACCATGGTCGGTTAAAGCGGATCCTGGGGCCGAAAGGCGCATTCAAAAACCGAACGTCTGCCTACCGGACGTTGAAAGGGATGGAGGCGATGCACTCATTGCGGAAGGGGCAGGGCACGATGTTTGCCTATGGTCACCCGAATCCGGATGCAGTGATTGTTAGCCGGGTATTCGAGACGGCCTGA
- a CDS encoding metal-sulfur cluster assembly factor: MSEHTENTTEVEDQNASTFEAQSSERPEQSEADLAKASDVEEYMRDVIDPELGINVVDLGLVYDIYIINGNEAHIDMTLTSPACPLTDVIEDQARTAIVGNGIAEKMSLNWVWMPPWGPHMITEEGRAQLQALGFAV; encoded by the coding sequence ATGAGCGAGCACACCGAGAACACGACAGAGGTTGAAGACCAGAACGCTTCCACCTTTGAAGCACAAAGCTCTGAGCGCCCAGAGCAGTCCGAGGCAGACCTGGCTAAGGCCAGCGATGTTGAGGAGTACATGCGCGACGTTATTGACCCTGAACTGGGCATTAACGTTGTTGACCTGGGCCTTGTCTACGATATTTACATCATCAACGGCAACGAAGCTCACATCGATATGACTCTGACTTCACCAGCTTGCCCGCTGACTGACGTCATCGAAGATCAGGCACGCACCGCAATCGTCGGCAACGGCATTGCAGAGAAGATGTCCCTGAACTGGGTATGGATGCCACCTTGGGGTCCACACATGATTACCGAAGAGGGCCGCGCTCAGCTGCAGGCCCTAGGATTCGCGGTTTAA
- the sufU gene encoding Fe-S cluster assembly sulfur transfer protein SufU, with translation MNLEQMYQEVILDHYKNPQHKGLRDPFDAEVHHVNPSCGDELTLRVKLSEDGSTVEDVSYEAVGCSISQASTSVMAEEIVGQPVDKALEKLTEFEKMIVSRGQFVGDEDLIGDGVAFSGVAKYPARVKCALLGWKAFQAATADAVAHAH, from the coding sequence ATGAACCTTGAGCAGATGTACCAGGAGGTGATCCTGGACCACTACAAAAACCCACAGCACAAGGGCCTTCGGGATCCTTTCGATGCTGAGGTTCACCACGTCAACCCTTCTTGTGGCGACGAATTGACTCTGCGCGTGAAGCTGTCTGAGGACGGCTCCACCGTGGAGGACGTCTCCTACGAAGCAGTTGGTTGCTCAATCAGCCAGGCCTCCACGTCCGTTATGGCCGAGGAGATCGTGGGCCAACCCGTCGACAAGGCGCTGGAAAAGCTCACAGAATTTGAGAAGATGATCGTTTCCCGCGGTCAGTTTGTTGGCGATGAAGATCTCATCGGAGATGGCGTTGCTTTCTCCGGAGTCGCCAAGTACCCGGCACGCGTGAAGTGCGCGCTGCTTGGGTGGAAGGCTTTCCAGGCGGCAACCGCTGACGCTGTTGCGCACGCACATTAG
- a CDS encoding cysteine desulfurase has product MSDFLNADGSLNVDKVREEFPILKRTVRDGKPLAYLDSGATSQRPERVWRAEEHFVLHTNAPVHRGAYQLAEEATDAYEGAREKIAAFVGAEQHEIAFTKNATEALNLVAYTLGDDRSGKYRVQAGDTVVITELEHHANLVPWQELCRRTGATLKWYKVTEDGRIDLDSLELDETVKVVAFTHQSNVTGAVADVPELVRRAKAVGALTVLDACQSVPHMPVNFHELDVDFSAFSGHKMLGPAGVGVVYAKSPILDELPPFLTGGSMIEVVTMEGSTYAAAPQRFEAGTQMTSQVVGLGAAVDMLNEIGMEAIAAHEHALTAYALEKLTAIKGLTIAGPLTAEQRGGAISFGVEGIHPHDLGQVLDDQGVNIRVGHHCAWPVHRSMNVQSTARASFYLYNTFEEIDRLAAAIEKAKQFFGVE; this is encoded by the coding sequence ATGTCCGATTTCCTCAATGCAGATGGATCCCTCAATGTGGATAAGGTGCGGGAAGAATTCCCAATCCTGAAGCGCACTGTTAGGGATGGGAAACCGCTTGCTTACCTGGACTCAGGTGCGACATCGCAGCGACCCGAGCGGGTGTGGCGTGCAGAGGAGCACTTTGTGCTGCACACCAACGCCCCCGTGCACCGCGGTGCCTACCAACTGGCTGAGGAAGCAACGGATGCTTATGAAGGTGCCCGCGAGAAGATCGCTGCCTTTGTTGGTGCCGAGCAGCATGAAATTGCGTTCACTAAGAATGCAACTGAAGCACTCAATCTTGTTGCGTACACCTTGGGTGATGACCGTTCCGGTAAGTATCGTGTCCAGGCCGGGGATACCGTGGTCATCACGGAGCTAGAGCACCACGCAAACTTGGTGCCATGGCAGGAGCTGTGCCGTCGAACCGGTGCGACATTGAAGTGGTACAAGGTGACTGAAGATGGTCGCATTGATCTCGATTCACTCGAGCTTGATGAAACTGTCAAGGTCGTTGCCTTCACTCACCAGTCCAATGTGACCGGTGCTGTGGCTGATGTTCCAGAGTTGGTTCGTCGTGCCAAGGCTGTCGGCGCTCTCACGGTGCTTGATGCGTGCCAGTCTGTTCCTCATATGCCAGTGAATTTCCACGAGCTGGATGTAGATTTCTCTGCATTCTCTGGCCATAAGATGCTGGGACCTGCAGGCGTGGGCGTTGTGTATGCAAAGTCCCCAATCTTGGATGAACTGCCACCATTTTTGACTGGTGGTTCCATGATTGAAGTTGTCACCATGGAGGGTTCCACCTACGCTGCCGCACCTCAACGTTTTGAGGCCGGCACGCAGATGACCAGCCAGGTTGTGGGCTTGGGTGCTGCCGTGGACATGCTGAATGAAATCGGTATGGAAGCAATCGCAGCGCATGAGCACGCATTGACTGCTTACGCGTTGGAAAAGCTCACGGCAATTAAGGGACTAACCATTGCTGGTCCTTTGACTGCAGAGCAGCGCGGCGGTGCAATCAGCTTCGGTGTCGAGGGCATTCACCCACACGATCTAGGCCAAGTGCTTGACGATCAGGGCGTGAATATCCGCGTCGGCCACCACTGCGCGTGGCCCGTGCACCGCAGCATGAACGTACAATCGACAGCAAGAGCATCTTTCTATCTCTATAACACCTTCGAAGAAATCGACCGCCTCGCGGCAGCGATCGAGAAGGCCAAGCAATTCTTTGGAGTTGAGTAA
- the sufC gene encoding Fe-S cluster assembly ATPase SufC has translation MSTLEIRNLHAQVLPSDESAEPKEILKGVNLTINSGEIHAIMGPNGSGKSTLAYTLGGHPRYEVTAGEVLLDGENILEMEVDERARAGLFLAMQYPTEIPGVSVANFLRSAATAIRGEAPKLREWVKEVRTAQEALAIDPEFSNRSVNEGFSGGEKKRHEVLQLDLLKPKFAIMDETDSGLDVDALRIVSEGINSYKQETEGGILMITHYKRILNYVKPDFIHVFANGQIVTTGGAELADKLEADGYDQFIK, from the coding sequence ATGAGCACTCTTGAAATCCGTAACCTGCACGCACAGGTCCTGCCGTCCGATGAGTCCGCTGAGCCTAAGGAAATCCTCAAGGGCGTCAACCTCACCATCAACTCTGGTGAGATCCACGCCATCATGGGCCCTAACGGTTCCGGCAAGTCCACTCTTGCTTACACCCTTGGTGGACACCCACGCTACGAGGTAACCGCAGGCGAGGTCCTCCTCGACGGCGAGAACATCCTGGAGATGGAAGTTGATGAGCGTGCACGCGCTGGTCTCTTCCTGGCCATGCAGTATCCAACTGAAATCCCTGGCGTTTCCGTTGCTAACTTCCTGCGTTCCGCAGCGACCGCAATCCGCGGCGAGGCTCCTAAGCTTCGCGAGTGGGTTAAGGAAGTCCGCACCGCTCAGGAAGCTCTGGCAATTGACCCTGAGTTCTCCAACCGCTCAGTCAACGAAGGTTTCTCCGGTGGCGAGAAGAAGCGCCACGAGGTTCTGCAGCTTGATCTGCTGAAGCCAAAGTTCGCGATCATGGATGAGACCGACTCCGGCCTTGACGTGGATGCACTGCGCATTGTTTCCGAGGGCATCAACTCCTACAAGCAGGAGACCGAAGGTGGCATCTTGATGATCACCCACTACAAGCGCATCCTCAACTACGTTAAGCCTGACTTCATTCACGTTTTCGCGAATGGCCAGATTGTGACCACCGGTGGCGCTGAGCTTGCTGACAAGCTCGAGGCTGACGGCTACGACCAGTTCATCAAGTAA
- the sufD gene encoding Fe-S cluster assembly protein SufD: MTEVATVKAATPHNTKGDLFSSFNVEDFEIPRGRDEEWRFISLRRLRGLHNGEFAPATTSDVTVEIPADAEGASHEVVAKDDARLGRAGAPVDRVAAQAWTSKEQGNVVTFAKNSHNPTPVTITVTGKGEGVTSFGAISIEVEAGADAIVALQYVGSGTHADNVEFIVGDNARLTVITDTHWNADAVHLSNQLAQLGRDATLRHTVATFGGEVVRIVPRVRFTAPGGDAEMLGVYFADDGQYFEQRLLVDHAVPNCRSNVLYKGALQGDKNSDKPDARTCWVGDVLIRSNAHGTDTYEANRSLVLTEGARADAIPNLEIETGQIVGAGHAATVGRFDDEHVFYLQARGIPAEEARRLIVRGFFNEVINKVPVESIRGELDNRVSSELAVLGM, translated from the coding sequence ATGACTGAAGTAGCAACCGTAAAGGCCGCAACCCCGCACAACACCAAGGGCGACCTCTTCTCCTCATTTAATGTTGAGGACTTTGAGATCCCACGCGGACGCGACGAAGAATGGCGTTTCATTTCCCTACGCCGTCTTCGCGGACTCCACAACGGCGAGTTCGCACCTGCAACCACCTCTGACGTCACCGTCGAGATCCCTGCAGATGCAGAAGGCGCAAGCCACGAAGTTGTCGCAAAGGACGATGCTCGACTGGGTCGCGCAGGCGCACCAGTAGACCGCGTCGCAGCTCAGGCCTGGACCTCCAAGGAACAGGGCAATGTTGTCACCTTTGCCAAAAACTCCCACAACCCAACCCCAGTAACCATCACGGTTACTGGCAAGGGTGAAGGCGTTACCTCTTTCGGCGCAATCTCCATCGAGGTTGAAGCGGGCGCAGACGCTATCGTCGCACTGCAGTACGTCGGATCCGGCACCCACGCTGACAACGTCGAATTCATCGTTGGCGACAACGCACGCCTGACCGTCATCACGGACACCCACTGGAACGCTGACGCAGTTCACCTGAGCAACCAGCTTGCACAGCTGGGACGCGACGCAACTCTACGCCACACCGTGGCAACCTTCGGTGGAGAAGTAGTCCGCATCGTCCCACGCGTGCGTTTCACCGCACCAGGTGGCGACGCAGAAATGCTCGGCGTCTACTTCGCAGATGATGGACAGTACTTCGAGCAGCGCCTGCTGGTTGACCACGCTGTACCAAACTGTCGCTCCAACGTCTTGTACAAGGGCGCACTTCAGGGTGACAAGAACTCTGACAAGCCAGATGCCCGTACCTGCTGGGTTGGCGATGTGCTCATCCGCTCAAACGCCCACGGCACTGACACCTACGAAGCTAACCGCTCACTCGTCCTCACCGAGGGTGCACGCGCAGACGCTATTCCAAACCTCGAGATTGAAACCGGCCAGATCGTTGGCGCAGGACACGCAGCAACCGTCGGTCGTTTCGACGACGAGCACGTGTTCTACCTCCAGGCCCGTGGTATTCCTGCAGAGGAAGCACGCCGCCTCATCGTCCGCGGTTTCTTCAACGAAGTGATCAACAAGGTCCCAGTTGAATCCATCCGCGGGGAATTGGACAACCGAGTCAGCTCGGAACTCGCAGTTCTTGGCATGTAA
- the sufB gene encoding Fe-S cluster assembly protein SufB, translating to MTSATTNPGVNEPLTDDQIIESIGPYNYGWHDSDDAGASAQRGLSEDVVRDISAKKSEPEWMLQQRLKALSIFDKKPVPTWGADLSGIDFDNIKYFVRSTEKQAQSWEDLPEDIKNTYDKLGIPEAEKQRLVAGVAAQYESEVVYHQIREDLEEKGVIFLDTDTALKEHPEIFQEYFGTVIPAGDNKFSALNSAVWSGGSFIYVPKGVHVDIPLQAYFRINTENMGQFERTLIIVDEDAYVHYVEGCTAPIYKSDSLHSAVVEIIVKKGGRCRYTTIQNWSNNVYNLVTKRTKVEEGGTMEWVDGNIGSKVTMKYPAVWMTGPHAKGEVLSVAFAGEGQFQDTGAKMTHMAPYTSSNIVSKSVARGGGRAAYRGLVQINANAHHSTSNVECDALLVDDISRSDTYPYNDIRNDHVSLGHEATVSQVSEEQLFYLMSRGLAEEEAMAMIVRGFVEPIAKELPMEYALELNRLIELQMEGSVG from the coding sequence ATGACTTCGGCAACGACGAACCCAGGGGTTAACGAGCCCTTGACCGATGACCAGATCATTGAATCCATCGGTCCGTACAACTATGGTTGGCACGACTCCGACGACGCTGGTGCATCCGCACAGCGTGGTCTCAGCGAGGATGTCGTACGCGACATCTCTGCGAAGAAGAGCGAGCCAGAATGGATGCTTCAGCAGCGCCTCAAGGCCCTGAGCATTTTTGATAAGAAGCCAGTTCCAACCTGGGGTGCAGACCTTTCAGGCATTGACTTCGACAACATTAAATACTTCGTCCGCTCCACTGAGAAGCAGGCACAGTCCTGGGAGGATCTCCCAGAAGACATCAAGAATACCTACGACAAGCTGGGTATTCCTGAGGCCGAGAAGCAGCGCCTCGTTGCAGGTGTTGCAGCTCAGTACGAGTCTGAGGTTGTCTACCACCAGATCCGCGAGGACCTGGAGGAAAAGGGAGTTATCTTCCTTGACACCGATACCGCACTGAAAGAGCACCCTGAGATCTTCCAGGAGTACTTCGGCACCGTCATTCCAGCAGGCGACAACAAGTTCTCCGCACTGAACTCCGCTGTCTGGTCCGGTGGATCTTTCATCTACGTGCCAAAGGGTGTCCACGTGGACATTCCTCTGCAGGCTTACTTCCGCATCAACACCGAGAACATGGGTCAGTTCGAACGCACCCTGATCATCGTTGATGAGGATGCCTACGTTCACTACGTTGAGGGCTGTACCGCACCTATTTACAAGTCCGACTCCCTGCACTCCGCAGTCGTTGAGATCATCGTGAAGAAGGGTGGACGCTGCCGCTACACCACCATTCAGAACTGGTCCAACAACGTCTACAACCTGGTGACCAAGCGCACCAAGGTTGAAGAGGGCGGCACCATGGAATGGGTCGATGGCAACATCGGCTCCAAGGTCACCATGAAGTACCCAGCTGTCTGGATGACTGGCCCACACGCAAAGGGCGAAGTTCTCTCCGTCGCTTTCGCAGGTGAGGGACAGTTCCAGGACACCGGCGCCAAGATGACCCACATGGCTCCTTACACTTCCTCCAACATCGTGTCCAAGTCTGTGGCACGTGGCGGTGGACGTGCGGCTTACCGTGGTCTGGTTCAGATCAACGCAAACGCTCACCACTCAACCTCCAACGTTGAGTGTGACGCACTGCTGGTCGATGACATCTCCCGTTCTGACACCTACCCATACAACGACATCCGTAACGATCACGTGTCACTCGGCCACGAGGCAACTGTTTCCCAGGTTTCTGAAGAGCAGCTGTTCTACCTCATGAGCCGCGGACTTGCGGAAGAAGAAGCAATGGCAATGATCGTTCGTGGCTTCGTTGAGCCAATCGCTAAGGAACTCCCAATGGAGTACGCCCTTGAGCTCAACCGACTGATCGAACTGCAGATGGAAGGATCGGTGGGCTAA